One Scytonema millei VB511283 DNA window includes the following coding sequences:
- a CDS encoding Arm DNA-binding domain-containing protein: protein MYSESRKQKASKGAVRVKNSNGRLQLVFSYGGKRHYLSLGFDDTPTTRSRYADESKSNRAGSHFW, encoded by the coding sequence AGAAAGCAGAAAACAGAAGGCTTCCAAAGGAGCAGTTCGGGTCAAAAACTCTAATGGTCGGCTACAGCTAGTTTTCTCTTATGGCGGTAAGCGTCATTATCTTTCACTTGGCTTTGACGATACGCCAACTACACGCTCGCGCTACGCAGATGAGAGCAAATCAAATCGAGCTGGATCTCATTTCTGGTAA